From the genome of Acidaminococcus sp.:
TTTGACTTTGAGCCATAGTTGTCTCCTTTTTTGGTTCATATTTCTTTTTAAGATCCGCAGCTGCAGCGCGAACTTCCGATTCTGATTCGGCTGTGCGGCCCTGGGAAACCGCGATGCCTTGTACTACCTTTGCACCGGGTTCTGCCGCTTGAACCTTCTCCATGGTATCTGCAAAACCGCTTCCGGCGTTTGTCGTGAAGCAGACGATGGTTTTGCCGGAAAGGTCATAATCTTTGAGAAAAGAGGCAACCGGTGCCGGCATGGTGTAGTGCCAGATCGGTTCTACGAGATAGATCAGGTCGTAGGAAGAAAGATCAATCGGATTGATGAGAGCCGGACGAACGCTGTCCTTATCCTGACCTTCGCCGACGTCAACGGTTTGATCGTAATCTACCGGGTAGGTGTACATGGTCTGAATGGGGTAAAGGTCGCCGCCTGTTTCATTAGCAATCCATTCCGCTATCTGCTGTGCATTTCCCCGTGCTGTCTTGTCTTTCTGTACTTGAAGACTAGCAGAAGATACGGCATCGACGCCGTTAAGGGAAGTGTTGGCGGAGCGGGAGAAATAAGCCACTAGAATATTTCCGGCACTCCCGTAAATTTTTCCTGCATCTTTTGCCTTTACAGGCGTGTGATTTGCATAGCGGGTGTAGTTTTTGATTTCGTCTCCATTAGCCGCCCAGGCACTTGCGGCCGCGGAAGAGGGGCTGTTCACGGAAGCACTTGACGAAGTGCCGCATCCGGCGAGCAGTATAGCTGCCAGGATTCCTGCGAAAAATACTTTTTTGCTCTTCATTTTCGCATCATTCCTTCTGTTACTTATCTAACTCGACAGTGACATCATAGCTTCCGCTAAGGGCATCAATGTCTGCAATCGGGGACGTGATCACGCCGATGTTTACCTGATATCCATACTGTTCAGATTGTTTTTCATCTTTGAAAAGAATCGTGAAATACGGAGCATCAATAGCGTAATCGATATCACCGTTCAGCCATCCGTAATGAACTTCTTCTTCATGGTAAGGGAGCTTATCCGTCACACCGCAGAAATCATGGGAATAACGGCTCATATGAACGGTATACGGGAGTTTTTTAATCAGCGCTTTGGCAGTATCACTGTCATTCAGCACGCCTTTGATTACGACATCATTGCCGAAACGAATATTGATTTTTGTACCGTTTTTTGGCGGAATTCTCGTGGCAATAGATTTATCTTTGGTCTGCATTTCTGCACCGTCAGATGCTACGCGTTTCGTTGTTTGTTTCATGTTCACACTCTCCTCACTTGAAATTACGTTTTGGGATGAAGTCGCTGCCTGATTAGATACAGCCGCTTTTGTGCTGCTGTTGCCGCAGGCAGAAACTACCAGTGAAAGCAGAATGGCTGCCGCCGCAATTTTTATTTTCATGATTTATCATTCTCCCTTCTCATTCTTTAACAGACGTGAGCTCGTTTGGAGCCTCTTCGCTAAACGATGGCGCTCTCTCAAATGTCTGATTACAGGATTTATCTTTGTCCTACTAAGAGTATAGAAGCTAAATCATAAAATTGAAAATACTTTGTCTAAATGTATTTCACTAGATAAAATCTATGGTATACTTTAGAAAGAAGCGAGGTGGGACGATGGAACTGCGTGTATTGGAATACTTTTTGGCAGTGGCAAGAGAACAGAATATTACGGCCGCAGCGGAATCCCTGCATCTGACCCAGCCGACACTTTCCATTCAGCTGAAAGCGCTTGAAAAAGAGCTGGGAAAACCGCTGCTCGTGCGTGGAACAAAAGGATCCCGGAAAGTCACCCTGACCGAGGACGGAAAACTTCTTCGTGCCCGGGCAGAGGAGATTTTGAGTCTTGTGGAAAAAACTGAAAATGAAATTCATCAGGCAGGCGACACGGTGGCAGGTGATGTCAGGATTGGAACCGGTGAGTCGGATACAATCCGTGTTTTCGCACGTGCTGCCAAAAAATTGCAGAAAACTTGCCCGGATATCCATTACCATTTCATGAGCGGCAATGCGTCCTATGTCATGGAACAGTTGGATAAGGGACTTATTGATTTTGGTCTTTTGTTCAGTGAGGCGGATTCAAAAAAATACGACATCATGCGCATTCCAATCAACGAACATTGGGGTGTTTTGATGCGGCGGGATGATCCATTGGCACTGAAGAAAAGCATCTCTCCCGAAGATTTGAAGGATTTGCCGCTTATTACCTCCGCCCAGGAGAATGCAAGGAAAAAGCTGGCCGGCTGGTTGCACAAACCGGCATCTCGTTTAAAGATTGTGGCAACCTATAATCTCATCTTGAATGCGGCTATTCTTACGGATGAAGGGCTTGGTTATACCATCGGTTTTGATAAACTCCTGGATACTGTCATGGACCGGGGAAATTCATCATTGTGTTTCAGGCCGCTATTGCCCGTTATGGAGGATGAAGCTTTTATTATTTGGAAGAAATACCAGATCTTTTCCCGTGCTGCGGACCGTTTCTTACAGCAGATCAGGAAAGAACTTTATCCTTCTAGAGACGCAGAGCAATAAAAATGGACTGTAAAACAATTGATTCGTTGTTTTACAGTCCATTTTTCGTTTACCATACCGTTGCCATAAACAGATAACCTATATTGCAATTATTCTAAGCGCCGTTAAAGCAGGTAATCATACAACTGTTCTAATCACTGTACACAGGCTTTTTCACTATCTCTTCTTTCTAATTTATTTCGTTCCGGTACTTGATATATTCCAGAAATTTCTGTACTGCCTTTGACGCGCTGTGTAAATCTTTCATAGCGATTCCAATCTGCCGGCGGGCGGGGACAGTAAGAGGACGAATAGCGATATGGTACGGCATTCTCTTTAAGATAAGAGAGTGAAGCAGCCCTATTCCGAGTCCTTTTTCGACCATAGCCATGATGGCATAATCGTCCCATGTGGTAAAGCGAACGTCCGGTGTGACATGATATTTTTCAAGATAATGAGATACTTCTG
Proteins encoded in this window:
- a CDS encoding cyclophilin-like fold protein gives rise to the protein MKIKIAAAAILLSLVVSACGNSSTKAAVSNQAATSSQNVISSEESVNMKQTTKRVASDGAEMQTKDKSIATRIPPKNGTKINIRFGNDVVIKGVLNDSDTAKALIKKLPYTVHMSRYSHDFCGVTDKLPYHEEEVHYGWLNGDIDYAIDAPYFTILFKDEKQSEQYGYQVNIGVITSPIADIDALSGSYDVTVELDK
- a CDS encoding cyclophilin-like fold protein is translated as MKSKKVFFAGILAAILLAGCGTSSSASVNSPSSAAASAWAANGDEIKNYTRYANHTPVKAKDAGKIYGSAGNILVAYFSRSANTSLNGVDAVSSASLQVQKDKTARGNAQQIAEWIANETGGDLYPIQTMYTYPVDYDQTVDVGEGQDKDSVRPALINPIDLSSYDLIYLVEPIWHYTMPAPVASFLKDYDLSGKTIVCFTTNAGSGFADTMEKVQAAEPGAKVVQGIAVSQGRTAESESEVRAAAADLKKKYEPKKETTMAQSQTIKIQMNGKTFNAQLENNDTAEAFLKKLPQTLQMKELNGNEKYTYGISLPSHAKAVGRIEAGDLMLYGDDCLVVFYESFETPYSYTRIGKITNPEGLAEAVGKGGVQMTFSAD
- a CDS encoding LysR family transcriptional regulator, translated to MELRVLEYFLAVAREQNITAAAESLHLTQPTLSIQLKALEKELGKPLLVRGTKGSRKVTLTEDGKLLRARAEEILSLVEKTENEIHQAGDTVAGDVRIGTGESDTIRVFARAAKKLQKTCPDIHYHFMSGNASYVMEQLDKGLIDFGLLFSEADSKKYDIMRIPINEHWGVLMRRDDPLALKKSISPEDLKDLPLITSAQENARKKLAGWLHKPASRLKIVATYNLILNAAILTDEGLGYTIGFDKLLDTVMDRGNSSLCFRPLLPVMEDEAFIIWKKYQIFSRAADRFLQQIRKELYPSRDAEQ